The Chrysemys picta bellii isolate R12L10 chromosome 5, ASM1138683v2, whole genome shotgun sequence genome includes a window with the following:
- the LOC135984076 gene encoding uncharacterized protein LOC135984076, with protein sequence MAGIEELRTQFAELQRRLSDQAEALQQARTEQREALSLAKAVIEQQTAEAKKPPTIYVPRERKVTEFGGFPTRPGDITVEEWVKSVKAALRVLRVPEEDHVDFIEEHLKGQAKATVKFMAVADKKNVEKIFELLLEVYGDKVPIGTRLKEFFERKQEPGETIRAYAYDLQEKMSRVERRDPQRVPDPDTVLKEQLVLGLQDDSLRREMKRRFKEEPSKKFHELMQAAIMWSEEEEVPVAETAKTNPRTRSGGLVNAAAGEKALPQTQLTLESLSEAVQKLAVQQGEMLKVMTEVMKGKPPTNMPRYPRAPGSRRSPLKDELGRYICYTCERPGHTSRDCTLRRRLESQAPEIQKAPGASSQPSEGQVGTEGFLRLSLGKGQCVSSKEKDPDDVSVFNDFCGRAFGDCLTVDITIAGVRTRCLIDTGSEVTTISESYFRNYLKERDLTMHNTRFVQLTAANGLAIPVVGCLEADVGYMGRTIPGKCIFILKDTASGKTLMENRVPGILGMNIIRELKELLLVGEGTLEMNRHGQPRKDATLKRVLAQVERHGRFPGPTGQIGYVKVAGRQKVVIPPWSEKIIDGRCRVPSDFDGYRVLVEPTPGASLPNGLLVANVLANASKGKVPVRLLNSSKKAIKLYPRTRVAEVHRPEGVVPPLGVALEENGDELRVIEVKKGTQVTTSQAAPDGELPIPVQVDLQQLTPTQVGRLRALLEKHQEVFSRDERDFGYTTTVTHQIATGDAVPIKQRHRRISPRVFQEVKKHILDLVTQGVLKESHSPWASPAVIVIKKDGGVRFCCDYRKLNEVTHKDAYPLPRVEESLDALGSARVFSTLDLTSGYFQVAVEERDREKTAVTTPFGLFEWTRMPFGLCNAPATFQRLMEGVLGDYILDTLLIYLDDVIVFSKDFESHMEKLDLVFTRLKEHGLKLKPSKCCLLREKVKFLGHVISKDGIQVDEEKTRALENWPVPKNAKQVRQALGFMSYYRRFVPKFAHIAAPLYGLVGQPAQRKGRDQCFVWDDACQTAFDKLRHRLMSPPVLAYPDFSLPFIVTTDGSLHGLGAVLSQKQEGAERVIAYASRGLRRSERNDKNYSAFKLELLALKWAITEKFKDYLVYSKFTVISDHNPLRYLATANLGAIEHRWVAQLAEFTFEVQYKPGRQNINADTLSRLPLEEESEEGEDLEKDFLVIPADVVRTCLWLENPKPEDEVTVKDAVQNLVRGERGTHGRKFKLCNEKVMLDLS encoded by the coding sequence atggctggaattgaagaactacgaacccagtttgctgaacttcagcgcagattatcagaccaagcggaggcattacagcaagctagaactgaacagagagaagccttatcgctggccaaggcagtaatagagcaacagacagcagaagctaagaaaccccctactatttatgtcccacgggagcggaaggtcacggagtttggtggcttcccgactagaccaggagacattacagtagaggagtgggtcaagtctgtgaaggcggctctgcgtgtgctaagagtacctgaagaagatcatgtggacttcatagaggagcacctcaagggccaggccaaggccacagtaaagttcatggcagtggcagacaaaaaaaatgtggaaaagatatttgaactcctcctagaagtgtatggggacaaggtacctattggaacccgactaaaggagttctttgagagaaagcaggagcccggTGAAACTATCCGGGCATatgcatatgacctccaggagaaaatgagcagagtggagcggcgagaccctcagcgagttccagacccagatacggttctgaaagagcagttagtGCTGGGGCTCCAGGATGATTCCCTCCgccgtgaaatgaaaaggaggtttaaggaagagcccagtaagaagttccatgaactcatgcaggctgctattatgtggtcagaagaagaggaagttcctgtggcagagacagcaaaGACTAACCCCCGTACACGAAGTGGCGGCcttgtgaatgcagctgctggggaaaaggccctgccccaaacacagctaacattggaaagcttgagtgaagctgtccaaaaactggcggtccagcagggggagatgctgaaagtgatgactgaGGTGATGAAAGGAAAACCTCCCACTAATATGCCAAGATATCCAAGGGCCCCAGGATCCCGAAGATCTCCACTGAAGgacgagctgggaagatacatttgttatacttgcgaaaggccaggacatactagccgagaTTGTACACTGAGAAGGAGACTGGAGTCCCAGGCGCCTGAAATTCAAAAGGCACCGGGAGCAAGCAGCCAACCATCAGAAGGCCAAGTGGGGACTGAAGGGTTTCTACGGCTGTCCCTAGGAAAAGGGCAGTGTGTCAGCAGCAAGGAAAAGGACCCTGATGATGTTAGTGTATTCAACGACTTCTGTGGCCGAGCTTTCGGGGACTGCTTGACAGTGGATATAACCATAGCAGGGGTGAGAACCCGCTGTTTGATAGacactggctcagaagtcaccactaTTTCTGAATCATATTTCCGAAACTacttaaaagagagagatctgACCATGCATAATACCCGATTTGTACAGCTAACGGCAGCTAATGGACTtgccatccctgtggtggggtgtcTTGAAGCTGATGTAGGGTACATGGGTCGAACAATCCCTGGGAAATGCATTTTTATCCTAAAGGACACAGCTTCAGGAAAGACTTTAATGGAGAACAGAGTACCGGGAATTCTCGGGATGAATATTATAAGAGAGCTGAAAGAATTACTGTTGGTAGGAGAAGGAACCCTGGAAATGAACCGTCACGGGCAGCCTAGGAAGGACGCTACACTGAAGCGGGTACTAGCCCAAGTGGAGAGACATGGACGTTTCCCGGGTCCAACGGGACAAATTGGCTATGTTAAGGTGGCAGGGAGACAGAAGGTGGTTATACCTCCCTGGAGTGAGAAGATTATTGATGGGCGCTGCCGGGTGCCAAGCGACTTTGACGGATACAGAGTGCTTGTCGAGCCAACACCTGGGGCCAGTCTCCCTAATGGGCTCCTGGTTGCAAATGTACTTGCTAATGCCAGCAAAGGAAAAGTGCCAGTCAGGCTGTTAAACTCAAGTAAGAAGGCCATAAAATTGTACCCCCGAACCAGAGTGGCAGAGGTACACCGTCCTGAAGGAGTGGTGCCCCCATTGGGGGTGGCCTTGGAAGAAAATGGGGATGAGCTGCGGGTGATAGAAGTAAAAAAAGGCACACAGGTTACCACATCGCAAGCGGCACCTGATGGAGAGCTACCCATTCCAGTCCAAGTGGACCTCCAACAGCTAACCCCTACACAGGTTGGCCGTTTGCGGGCGCTACTGGAGAAACATCAAGAGGTCTTTTCCAGGGATGAGCGGGACTTTGGTTACACCACCACAGTGACACACCAAATAGCCACTGGAGATGCTGTCCCGATAAAACAGAGACACCGGCGGATCTCACCACGAGTGTTCCAGGAGGTAAAAAAACACATTCTGGACCTAGTGACTCAAGGTGTCCTTAAAGAAAGCCACAGTCCGTGGGCATCACCCGCAGtgattgtaataaaaaaagatgGTGGGGTGCGATTTTGCTGTGACTACAGGAAACTGAATGAGGTAACGCACAAGGATGCCTACCCGCTACCCCGGGTGGAAGAGTCACTGGATGCATTAGGAAGTGCAAGAGTGTTTTCAACCCTCGATTTAACTTCTGGTTATTTCCAGGTTGCAGTGGAAGAACGAGACCGGGAAAAGACAGCAGTGACGACTCCGTTTGGGCTGTTTGAATGGACACGTATGCCATTCGGCTTGTGTAATGCACCTGCTACGTTCCAGAGACTAATGGAGGGGGTGTTAGGAGACTATATCTTAGACACTTTGCTGATATACCTGGACGATGTTATTGTGTTTTCCAAGGATTTTGAGAgtcatatggaaaaattggacttGGTTTTCACACGATTGAAGGAACATGGATTGAAGCTGAAGCCAAGTAAGTGCTGCCTCCTACGTGAAAAAGTCAAATTCTTGGGCCATGTGATTTCAAAGGATGGAATCCAGGTAGATGAAGAGAAGACCAGGGCGCTGGAAAATTGGCCGGTCCCCAAGAATGCCAAGCAAGTGCGGCAGGCTCTAGGTTTCATGAGCTATTACAGACGATTTGTTCCAAAGTTTGCACACATTGCTGCACCACTATATGGACTAGTGGGCCAGCCTGcccaaaggaagggaagggatcaATGTTTTGTGTGGGATGATGCCTGTCAGACAGCTTTTGACAAATTAAGACATCGGCTGATGTCACCACCTGTGCTTGCATATCCTGACTTTAGCCTGCCATTTATAGTGACAACAGACGGGAGCCTGCACGGCCTAGGTGCGGTGCTCAGCCAGAAGCAAGAGGGGGCCGAGCGTGTGATCGCATATGCGAGCCGAGGGCTGAGGAGGtcagaaagaaatgacaaaaatTACAGTGCTTTTAAACTAGAACTGTTGGCCTTGAAGTGGGctatcactgaaaaatttaaGGATTATTTAGTGTACTCTAAATTCACGGTAATCTCAGACCACAATCCACTCCGATACCTGGCAACGGCTAACTTAGGTGCAATTGAACACCGCTGGGTGGCCCAACTCGCTGAGTTCACTTTTGAAGTACAGTATAAACCTGGAAGGCAGAACATCAATGCTGACACCCTGTCTAGATTGCCTctggaggaggagtcagaagAGGGCGAGGATCTGGAGAAAGACTTCCTAGTCATTCCTGCAGATGTTGTGCGTACGTGTTTGTGGCTAGAGAATCCAAAGCCCGAGGACGAAGTGACGGTAAAGGATGCAGTACAAAACCTGGTAAGAGGAGAGAGGGGTACTCATGGGAGGAAATTCAAACTCTGCAACGAGAAGGTGATGTTGGACCTGTCTTAG